One part of the Cyclobacteriaceae bacterium genome encodes these proteins:
- a CDS encoding glycoside hydrolase family 97 protein, with the protein MNRAFFTVLLILSTAIIYAQELRSPNNQLVMSFSLQGNGIPTYQLSYKGKPVIKPSSLGLELKNDSKSLMNDFSISNAQTSTHDSSWQPVWGEVKSIRNHYNELAITLIQKETNRQLIIRFRLFDDGLGFRYEFPLQSNLAYFIIKEERTQFAMTGDHTAFWIAGDYDTQEYDYTTSRLSEIRKLSKDAVTPNASQTPFSPTGVQTALMMKTDDGLYINLHEAALINYSCMHLNLDDTNMIFQSWLTPDATGDKGNIQAPAQSPWRTIMVSDDARTILASAMTYNLNEPCKIEDTSWIKPMKYMGVWWEMITGKSSWTYTNDLPSVQLGITDYTTVKPNGTHGATTANVKRYIDFAAEHGFDGLLVEGWNIGWEDWFGNEKDYVFDFVTPYPDFNLPEVRDYARQKGVNMVMHHETSGSTRNYERHLDKAFQFMKDNYYDAVKTGYVGPILPKGYHHYDQWTVNHYQYVLEKAADYKIMINAHEAVRPTGIARTYPNLIGNESARGTEFQAFGGSKPNHVTILPFTRLIGGPMDYTPGVFEMDISKLNPNNNSHCNNTLANQLALYVTMYSPLQMAADLPENYSRFLDAFQFIKDVAVDWDDSKYLEAEPGQYITVARKAKGKKDWYVGNVNGETPRTSTISFGFLENGKTYLATIYADAANAHYKTNPQAYTIRKVAVTNKSKLSQRSAAGGGFAISIVEANKAQVKGLKKL; encoded by the coding sequence ATGAACCGGGCCTTTTTTACAGTCTTACTTATTCTTTCTACCGCAATAATTTATGCACAGGAACTCCGCTCACCCAACAATCAGTTGGTGATGAGCTTTTCACTTCAGGGCAATGGCATCCCCACGTATCAACTATCCTATAAAGGAAAACCTGTAATCAAACCCAGTTCCCTCGGATTGGAATTGAAAAACGATTCGAAATCACTAATGAATGATTTCTCCATAAGCAATGCACAAACTTCTACACATGATTCATCATGGCAGCCTGTGTGGGGTGAGGTTAAAAGCATCCGAAATCATTACAATGAGTTGGCCATTACACTAATCCAAAAGGAAACTAACCGACAACTGATCATCCGGTTTCGGCTGTTTGATGATGGACTCGGATTTCGCTATGAATTTCCCCTTCAGTCAAATTTGGCATACTTCATTATTAAAGAAGAGCGAACCCAGTTTGCTATGACGGGCGACCACACCGCATTTTGGATTGCAGGTGATTACGATACGCAGGAATATGATTATACCACCTCTCGCCTTTCCGAAATCCGCAAGCTGAGTAAAGACGCTGTTACACCAAATGCCTCACAAACACCGTTTTCGCCAACCGGAGTGCAGACTGCCTTGATGATGAAAACCGATGATGGACTGTACATTAACCTGCACGAAGCTGCGCTGATCAATTATTCCTGTATGCACCTTAACCTGGATGATACGAATATGATATTTCAATCGTGGCTGACGCCCGATGCCACAGGCGATAAAGGAAATATACAGGCCCCAGCACAATCACCCTGGCGCACCATTATGGTAAGTGACGATGCGCGCACCATTTTGGCTTCTGCAATGACGTATAACCTGAATGAACCATGCAAGATTGAGGACACTTCGTGGATTAAGCCCATGAAATATATGGGCGTGTGGTGGGAGATGATTACCGGAAAAAGTTCATGGACTTACACAAACGATTTACCGTCTGTACAATTGGGCATTACGGATTACACCACTGTAAAACCAAATGGTACCCACGGGGCAACTACCGCAAATGTGAAACGCTATATTGATTTTGCTGCCGAACATGGTTTTGATGGACTATTGGTAGAGGGTTGGAATATTGGTTGGGAAGATTGGTTTGGAAACGAAAAAGACTACGTGTTTGATTTTGTAACACCGTATCCGGATTTCAATCTGCCGGAAGTTCGTGATTACGCCCGCCAAAAGGGAGTGAATATGGTGATGCACCACGAAACTTCCGGATCGACACGCAATTATGAGCGCCACCTGGACAAGGCTTTTCAGTTTATGAAAGACAATTATTATGATGCCGTTAAAACAGGTTATGTCGGGCCAATCCTTCCGAAGGGATATCACCATTATGACCAATGGACGGTAAATCATTATCAGTATGTGCTCGAAAAAGCTGCCGATTATAAAATTATGATCAACGCACATGAGGCAGTGCGACCTACCGGTATTGCGCGCACGTATCCAAACCTTATCGGTAATGAATCTGCCCGCGGCACGGAGTTCCAGGCGTTTGGTGGATCAAAGCCAAACCATGTTACCATCTTGCCTTTTACACGGTTGATTGGTGGCCCGATGGATTATACGCCCGGAGTTTTTGAAATGGACATTAGTAAACTTAATCCCAATAATAACTCGCATTGCAATAATACATTGGCTAACCAATTGGCCTTGTATGTAACCATGTACAGTCCATTGCAAATGGCAGCCGACCTTCCTGAAAATTACAGCAGGTTTTTAGATGCGTTTCAGTTCATAAAGGACGTAGCAGTAGATTGGGATGATAGCAAATATCTGGAAGCCGAACCCGGACAATACATTACCGTTGCCCGCAAGGCAAAAGGAAAAAAGGATTGGTATGTTGGTAATGTAAATGGCGAAACGCCACGAACATCGACTATTTCATTTGGCTTCCTTGAAAATGGCAAGACTTACCTTGCTACTATTTATGCCGATGCCGCAAATGCACATTACAAAACCAATCCACAGGCATACACCATACGAAAAGTTGCAGTAACTAATAAATCAAAACTATCACAACGTTCGGCTGCAGGTGGCGGATTTGCAATTAGCATAGTAGAGGCTAATAAAGCGCAAGTGAAGGGGTTGAAGAAGTTATAG
- a CDS encoding PAS domain-containing protein gives MKIQFLKGNLRKQLAVLNNQNDTYQAYIKEASEFINNIEKGNFNLDISERLLESELGAALASMKGHLLEIAEEEQKRSWSNAGLAKFSDILRNKQSLTLENLADDILLNLVKYVGANQGALFILEGEGTEREHLKMIACYAYNRKKFLQKEILPGEGLVGQCLLEKEAIFMKEIPADYVNITSGLGEATPRSVLISPLMINEKVFGIVELASLKEFQPHQIDFINKLAENIGATIKNVKENERTIALLNDSQQQAEELRSQEEEMRQHMEEMQATQEEMKRQSEDLNRTTAEMKVKFATDITAEQERLAENKGILNGIDSTMATIEFKPDGTIISANHNFLKTVEYSLADISGKHHRMFVPQEIQETPDYKSFWLRLAAGESITGTFKRIASTGKTIWLNAIYNPILNANGDVAKVIKFATDITIEREMLAEGEGLLKGIDYSMITIEFKPNGTIIKANANFLKAMNYSLKEIQGKHHKIFVPDTIKKSKEYEDFWSRLAKGEPMTGVFERVTADGKPVLLNAIYNPIVNANNEVTKVVKFATIVNS, from the coding sequence ATGAAGATTCAATTTTTAAAAGGTAACCTCCGTAAACAATTAGCGGTACTAAATAACCAGAATGATACCTATCAAGCTTATATTAAAGAGGCTTCAGAATTTATAAACAATATCGAAAAGGGGAATTTCAATCTTGACATTTCAGAGAGATTACTGGAAAGTGAGTTAGGGGCTGCTTTGGCCTCCATGAAAGGACACCTGCTGGAAATTGCTGAAGAAGAGCAGAAACGGAGTTGGTCAAATGCAGGGTTGGCAAAATTTTCTGATATCCTGAGGAACAAACAATCCCTGACTCTTGAAAATCTGGCAGACGATATCCTTCTGAATTTGGTAAAGTATGTTGGTGCCAACCAAGGGGCTTTATTCATACTGGAAGGAGAGGGAACGGAGCGGGAGCACCTTAAGATGATTGCCTGTTACGCATATAACAGAAAAAAATTCCTGCAAAAGGAAATCCTTCCTGGTGAAGGTCTTGTCGGGCAATGCTTACTGGAAAAGGAGGCAATTTTTATGAAGGAAATTCCTGCCGACTACGTAAACATAACCTCTGGATTAGGAGAAGCCACCCCTCGCTCAGTACTTATTTCGCCATTAATGATCAACGAAAAGGTGTTTGGAATAGTTGAACTTGCATCGCTTAAGGAATTTCAGCCACACCAGATCGATTTTATTAACAAGCTGGCGGAAAATATTGGTGCTACAATCAAAAACGTTAAAGAGAACGAACGGACAATTGCCTTGCTGAATGACAGCCAGCAACAAGCTGAAGAGTTGCGTTCACAGGAAGAAGAAATGCGTCAGCATATGGAAGAGATGCAGGCTACTCAGGAAGAGATGAAACGTCAAAGCGAAGATTTAAATCGGACTACGGCTGAGATGAAAGTAAAATTTGCAACAGATATTACTGCGGAACAGGAACGATTAGCTGAGAATAAAGGAATATTAAATGGCATAGATTCCACCATGGCAACCATTGAGTTCAAGCCAGATGGAACCATTATAAGTGCGAATCATAACTTTCTTAAAACGGTTGAGTACTCGCTGGCTGACATCAGTGGTAAGCACCACAGGATGTTTGTTCCGCAGGAGATACAAGAAACACCTGACTACAAATCATTCTGGCTGCGGCTTGCTGCAGGCGAATCAATCACGGGTACCTTTAAGCGGATAGCTTCCACCGGTAAAACTATTTGGTTGAATGCTATCTATAACCCAATCCTAAATGCCAATGGTGACGTAGCGAAGGTTATCAAATTCGCTACCGACATAACAATAGAGCGCGAGATGTTGGCAGAGGGTGAAGGGCTTTTAAAGGGAATTGATTATTCCATGATAACTATTGAGTTTAAACCGAATGGTACAATTATTAAAGCCAATGCTAATTTCCTGAAAGCCATGAATTATTCCCTAAAGGAAATTCAAGGCAAGCATCATAAGATTTTTGTTCCAGACACCATAAAAAAATCTAAGGAGTATGAGGATTTCTGGTCGCGTTTGGCCAAAGGTGAACCTATGACCGGAGTTTTTGAACGTGTTACTGCCGATGGAAAGCCTGTTCTGTTAAATGCCATTTATAATCCAATAGTAAATGCAAACAATGAGGTTACTAAGGTTGTGAAGTTTGCTACCATTGTAAATTCATAA
- the pcaF gene encoding 3-oxoadipyl-CoA thiolase: MKDAFIIDGVRTPIARFRGGLSEVRADDLAALTIKALITRLPHFDPSTIDDVILGCSNQAGEDNRNVARMASLLAGLPVSVPGETINRLCSSGMSAVIHANRAIKAGDGEVFIAGGVEHMTRSPYVLSKTSLPYGSDAKLYDSSFGWRFINPLMKKLYGTEAMGETAENLVDIHRISRSDQDLFAFGSQQKAAKARDTKRLAQEIFAVEIPQRKGSPLFFSEDEFIKPDTTLEALANLKPAFRENGTVTAGNSSGLNDGACALLVASEDAVKKYSFKPMARIVASQVVGVEPRIMGIGPVEASNKALKKVGLKMSDIDVIELNEAFAAQSLACIRSWGLTDDDPRINPNGGAIALGHPLGMSGARILLTAAVELQQQKKKYALCTMCVGLGQGYATVIERI; the protein is encoded by the coding sequence ATGAAAGACGCTTTTATTATCGATGGAGTACGTACCCCTATTGCACGGTTTAGAGGCGGGTTGTCAGAAGTACGAGCTGATGACCTGGCTGCACTGACCATAAAAGCTTTGATCACACGACTACCTCACTTTGACCCCAGCACCATAGACGATGTAATTCTTGGCTGTAGTAACCAGGCCGGTGAAGACAATCGAAATGTCGCCCGTATGGCCTCCCTGCTGGCCGGCTTGCCGGTTTCTGTGCCGGGTGAAACCATCAATCGCTTATGTTCATCAGGTATGTCGGCTGTAATTCATGCAAATCGGGCTATAAAAGCAGGTGATGGCGAGGTGTTTATCGCAGGTGGTGTCGAACACATGACCCGTAGCCCATATGTACTTTCAAAAACTTCATTACCCTACGGCAGCGATGCCAAACTTTACGATAGCAGTTTTGGATGGCGCTTTATTAACCCTTTAATGAAGAAGCTTTACGGCACTGAAGCCATGGGCGAAACTGCCGAAAACCTGGTGGACATACATCGCATTTCCCGCAGCGATCAGGATTTATTTGCCTTTGGCAGTCAGCAAAAGGCAGCAAAGGCACGAGACACAAAACGGCTAGCTCAGGAAATTTTTGCTGTAGAAATTCCGCAACGCAAAGGTTCTCCACTATTCTTTTCAGAAGACGAATTTATAAAACCCGACACTACACTTGAAGCCTTGGCTAATCTTAAACCGGCCTTCCGTGAAAATGGTACCGTTACAGCCGGCAATTCATCCGGACTAAATGATGGCGCATGCGCTTTGTTGGTTGCCTCTGAAGATGCTGTAAAAAAATATTCCTTTAAACCTATGGCACGCATTGTTGCGTCACAGGTTGTAGGTGTTGAACCACGCATTATGGGCATTGGACCGGTGGAAGCTTCCAACAAAGCACTGAAGAAAGTCGGTCTAAAAATGAGCGATATTGATGTGATTGAACTGAATGAAGCATTTGCAGCTCAAAGTTTGGCCTGTATTCGCTCATGGGGTTTAACTGATGATGACCCACGTATCAATCCAAACGGTGGGGCAATTGCATTAGGTCATCCGCTGGGGATGTCGGGCGCTCGCATTTTACTTACTGCTGCCGTTGAACTTCAACAACAAAAGAAAAAATATGCACTATGTACTATGTGTGTCGGGTTGGGGCAAGGTTATGCAACTGTTATTGAAAGGATTTAA
- a CDS encoding ABC transporter permease encodes MFGNYLITALRNFYKFRFYTLINVIGLTIGITVCLIILLFVRFELSYDRFNVNADRIVRIDWDLQMGETRTYNAAVTPPMAEVFVRDFPEVEAATRFRYSGSFQFKRDVENIVEWRVVYSDNDLFNIFTIPFIYGDPSMALKDPHSMVITEKCAEQFFPGENALGKTLLKDNQTLYTITGVVKDLPENSHFHYRMFLSMEGLPESKNGNWIGGPFNTYLLLRSGTDVKDFEEKIQVMVEKYVLPNAQSSLGSSFMDSFITQGNTLTLRVRPLTDIHLHSNLRNELEGNGDIDYIYLFTGIAVFTLVIACINFMNLATARSARRAREVGIRKVIGSSRFFLALQFIGESTMLSLLAFILALALTSMLLPVFNALTGMNLAIPITNIWLGIVLLIAAIVVGILSGLYPGFVLSAFEPAHVLKGKLTGSGSSTLRSGLVVFQFMVSIFLIIGTIALHLQMDYMRHKKLGFNKEQVVVLRDVENVGAQLEAIRNELMDNNLIKSGSVSSYLPGPGSARNTPLMWKFGSLPLPENSVNGEKWMVDYEYIPTLGLEIIEGRNFSPDHPSDSSAVILNETAVARFAFPDSPIGQKISLFRQNADGSQDQSHLEHWEIIGVVKDFNFESLRKNITPLGLFFGSSRQSIAFRYETTNTQEVINTLEKKWKALAPGEPFHYSFLDENFESLYNTEAKVGKLFTAFTALAIIIACLGLFALTAYTAEQRTKEIGIRKVMGATAQNIVLLLSLDFSKLILIGFALAVPIAAYSINWYLQEYAFRSQITWWIYAGAGIITFLLALLTMGYQSIVAARTNPIESLKSE; translated from the coding sequence ATGTTTGGCAACTACCTCATCACCGCCCTGCGCAACTTTTATAAGTTCCGTTTCTACACACTTATCAATGTTATTGGTCTTACCATCGGCATAACCGTATGCCTGATCATTCTACTTTTTGTTCGCTTTGAATTAAGCTACGATCGGTTCAATGTTAATGCGGACAGGATTGTGCGCATTGACTGGGATCTTCAAATGGGAGAAACCCGTACCTACAATGCTGCAGTAACGCCACCCATGGCTGAAGTATTCGTGCGCGATTTTCCGGAAGTAGAAGCGGCCACACGATTCCGCTACAGCGGTTCATTTCAGTTTAAACGCGATGTGGAGAATATTGTAGAATGGCGGGTTGTCTATTCCGATAATGACTTGTTTAACATTTTTACCATTCCATTTATTTATGGCGATCCGTCTATGGCATTGAAAGACCCCCACTCGATGGTGATTACGGAGAAATGTGCCGAACAATTTTTTCCGGGTGAGAATGCACTCGGTAAAACCTTACTAAAAGACAATCAAACACTATACACCATAACCGGAGTTGTTAAAGACCTTCCGGAAAACAGTCATTTTCATTATCGAATGTTTTTGTCGATGGAAGGATTGCCGGAATCAAAAAACGGCAACTGGATTGGCGGGCCATTCAACACCTATCTTCTTTTGCGATCGGGCACGGATGTAAAAGACTTTGAAGAAAAAATTCAGGTAATGGTTGAAAAGTATGTACTACCGAATGCACAATCTTCATTGGGTTCGTCCTTCATGGACAGCTTTATCACTCAAGGTAATACGCTAACCTTGCGTGTCAGGCCGTTAACGGATATTCATCTTCACTCCAATCTACGAAATGAACTTGAAGGCAATGGTGATATTGACTATATATACCTTTTTACGGGCATTGCCGTGTTCACGCTTGTTATTGCCTGCATCAACTTTATGAACCTTGCAACGGCACGATCGGCCAGGCGCGCACGCGAGGTGGGTATTCGCAAAGTAATTGGATCGAGTCGTTTCTTTTTAGCGCTGCAGTTTATTGGTGAATCTACTATGCTAAGCCTGCTGGCATTTATACTGGCATTGGCACTAACCTCCATGCTGCTTCCAGTATTCAACGCGCTTACCGGAATGAACCTGGCGATTCCCATCACCAATATCTGGCTGGGTATTGTTTTGCTAATAGCTGCCATTGTGGTTGGCATTCTGTCTGGGCTTTACCCCGGCTTTGTGTTGTCTGCTTTTGAGCCAGCCCATGTACTCAAAGGAAAATTAACCGGTAGTGGTTCTTCCACGCTGCGAAGCGGACTGGTAGTGTTCCAGTTCATGGTCTCCATCTTCCTTATTATTGGTACTATTGCGTTGCATCTGCAAATGGATTACATGCGCCACAAAAAATTAGGCTTTAATAAAGAGCAGGTTGTTGTGCTACGTGATGTTGAAAATGTAGGTGCACAGTTAGAGGCCATCAGGAATGAACTGATGGATAATAACCTGATCAAATCGGGTTCGGTGTCTTCTTATCTCCCCGGTCCTGGTTCTGCACGAAATACACCACTCATGTGGAAGTTCGGATCGCTACCATTACCGGAAAACTCAGTGAATGGAGAAAAGTGGATGGTGGATTATGAATACATTCCAACACTTGGTTTAGAAATTATTGAAGGACGTAATTTTTCACCCGATCATCCCTCCGACTCCTCTGCGGTAATTCTAAATGAAACAGCCGTGGCCCGGTTTGCATTTCCAGATAGCCCGATTGGCCAAAAGATTTCCTTATTCCGTCAAAATGCTGATGGCTCGCAGGATCAATCGCACCTTGAGCATTGGGAAATAATTGGTGTGGTGAAAGATTTCAACTTTGAATCGTTGCGAAAGAACATCACCCCTCTTGGATTGTTTTTTGGCTCAAGCCGTCAATCCATCGCCTTTCGTTACGAAACCACTAATACACAAGAAGTGATCAACACTCTTGAAAAGAAATGGAAAGCCCTTGCTCCCGGAGAGCCGTTTCATTACAGTTTCCTGGATGAGAACTTCGAGAGCCTGTACAATACTGAGGCAAAGGTGGGGAAATTGTTCACGGCATTTACTGCACTGGCTATCATCATTGCCTGTCTTGGTTTGTTTGCCCTAACTGCTTACACGGCAGAACAACGCACCAAAGAAATAGGAATACGAAAAGTAATGGGAGCTACAGCACAAAACATTGTTTTGCTTTTATCTCTCGACTTCAGCAAATTAATTCTCATCGGCTTTGCGTTGGCGGTACCCATTGCCGCATATTCCATCAACTGGTATTTGCAGGAATATGCCTTTAGAAGTCAGATCACGTGGTGGATTTATGCAGGTGCAGGTATTATTACATTTTTACTGGCGTTGTTAACGATGGGCTACCAATCCATTGTGGCCGCCAGGACTAATCCTATTGAATCATTGAAAAGTGAATAG
- a CDS encoding DUF4386 domain-containing protein: MNMNDQQKDLVATARITGMWYLVLAVSGVVGFLVVHPQVFVSGDVSKTTANLSEHETLARLRLLLEFAILVSQALAAVYFFKLFKDINHFASWALAAWGMMNAGAIMISAIAMGGAINVANADAIVGDKLIMIQIFDQLIKNAWGVGSLFFGLWLIPMGYIVVQSQRMPVWLGRVLILGGAGYVASAFLNYADINFPGDDLITIPATVGEFWMIGYLLLFGIRPKQ, encoded by the coding sequence ATCAATATGAATGATCAGCAAAAGGATTTGGTTGCTACTGCCCGCATAACAGGCATGTGGTATTTGGTTTTGGCCGTTTCTGGCGTGGTAGGTTTTCTTGTTGTGCATCCGCAGGTTTTTGTATCCGGTGATGTATCAAAAACAACTGCCAATTTAAGTGAACATGAAACCCTTGCCCGCCTGCGACTTTTGCTGGAGTTTGCAATTTTGGTTTCACAAGCCCTGGCTGCGGTTTATTTCTTTAAGCTGTTTAAAGACATCAATCATTTCGCTTCGTGGGCGTTGGCCGCCTGGGGCATGATGAATGCGGGGGCAATCATGATAAGTGCTATAGCAATGGGTGGGGCTATTAACGTTGCAAACGCTGATGCAATAGTGGGAGACAAATTGATCATGATTCAGATTTTCGATCAGCTTATTAAAAACGCCTGGGGGGTAGGAAGCCTCTTCTTTGGCCTTTGGCTTATCCCGATGGGGTATATCGTGGTACAATCCCAGCGGATGCCGGTCTGGTTGGGTAGGGTACTGATACTCGGTGGAGCCGGTTATGTCGCCAGTGCCTTCTTGAATTATGCAGACATTAACTTTCCAGGCGATGATTTGATAACAATACCGGCAACGGTTGGAGAGTTTTGGATGATTGGCTATTTGTTGCTATTCGGAATACGGCCAAAACAATGA
- a CDS encoding pirin family protein — protein sequence MIEIVIEARNTALAPGMEVKRILPFRQKRMVGPFIFMDHAGPVHVQPTEASNMDVLPHPHIGLSTVSYLFGGKVMHRDSLGVEQMIEPGEVNWMTAGSGIAHSERFEDPKVLTGGELEMIQTWVALPEKDEEANPAFTNYKPEVLPVFTDTGVWMRLIAGNAYGLKSNVKTHSPLFYLHATLEQEARFGLPKEHSERGVYIAKGSLEVSGRTYSAGQLLVFNKGIDPVIVSKEPSTLMLLGGEPLGERFIWWNFVSSRKERIEQAKEDWKQGRIILPPTDNHEFVPLPEDKSRPAGSPSPGLLS from the coding sequence ATGATTGAAATAGTTATAGAAGCAAGAAATACTGCTTTGGCCCCCGGTATGGAGGTAAAAAGAATACTTCCATTCCGCCAGAAGCGTATGGTTGGCCCATTTATTTTTATGGATCATGCCGGACCAGTTCATGTACAGCCCACTGAAGCTTCGAACATGGATGTTTTGCCTCATCCACACATAGGTTTGTCAACGGTAAGTTATCTGTTTGGCGGAAAAGTAATGCACCGTGATAGCCTGGGAGTTGAGCAAATGATTGAACCGGGCGAAGTAAACTGGATGACAGCCGGCAGTGGCATTGCGCATTCCGAACGCTTTGAAGACCCTAAAGTATTGACAGGAGGGGAGTTGGAAATGATCCAGACCTGGGTAGCCTTGCCTGAGAAAGATGAAGAAGCAAATCCTGCTTTTACTAACTATAAACCCGAAGTATTACCTGTTTTTACAGATACCGGTGTATGGATGCGATTGATTGCCGGAAATGCATATGGATTAAAGAGTAATGTAAAAACTCACTCGCCCTTGTTTTATCTGCACGCCACACTCGAACAAGAAGCACGGTTTGGTCTGCCGAAAGAGCATTCGGAACGGGGCGTTTATATAGCCAAAGGAAGCCTTGAAGTTTCGGGAAGAACCTATTCGGCAGGGCAGTTACTGGTATTCAATAAGGGCATTGATCCAGTTATTGTATCAAAAGAACCGAGTACACTAATGTTGTTAGGTGGTGAGCCTTTGGGTGAACGTTTTATCTGGTGGAATTTTGTTTCCTCGCGCAAAGAGCGAATAGAGCAAGCTAAGGAAGATTGGAAGCAGGGCAGGATTATACTGCCACCAACCGATAATCACGAATTTGTACCCCTTCCGGAAGATAAATCCAGGCCGGCCGGAAGTCCTTCACCGGGGTTGCTTTCTTAA
- a CDS encoding BamA/TamA family outer membrane protein: MLLFLMLSFSSSGQRKIFGISPLTDTVAIEKKGFFLLPLIYYTPDTRWAFGGAGVYYFKVEPKYEYEQLTRISYVQFLADYTQNDQLDVWGLWNIFTRNENFLFKGELRYRNFPDRFYGIGNATLKAQEEKYAYNLVSIKNLALKKIKPSLFVGLDYHFEREYGFSYTAGGSLEQGTITGYKGGTGSAIGMVGVLDSRDNAINAHSGRLAELSTYLYTRALGSTFSFFNLNGIYQHYWSLGKNKTLALQSRLRLSFGDVPFLDMSTAGGDDLLRGYPKNRFRDQHFIGSQLEYRYPLFWRLGLVSFAGLGDVFNSINDIKANTLKYSIGSGLRFVVNPAERLNIRVDYALGREGGYFYFSVAEAF; this comes from the coding sequence GTGCTTCTGTTTTTAATGCTATCCTTTAGCAGCAGCGGACAGCGAAAAATTTTTGGCATCAGCCCGCTAACCGATACGGTGGCCATAGAAAAGAAAGGTTTTTTTCTGTTACCCTTGATTTACTACACGCCTGATACCCGTTGGGCTTTTGGCGGAGCCGGTGTATACTATTTTAAAGTCGAGCCAAAATATGAATATGAACAATTGACACGGATTTCTTACGTGCAGTTTCTAGCCGACTATACACAGAACGATCAGTTAGATGTATGGGGCTTATGGAATATTTTTACACGCAATGAAAACTTTCTGTTTAAAGGTGAGCTACGTTACCGGAATTTTCCTGACCGGTTTTATGGGATTGGCAACGCCACTTTAAAAGCACAGGAAGAAAAGTATGCTTATAACCTGGTAAGCATTAAAAACCTGGCGCTAAAAAAAATCAAACCTTCATTGTTTGTTGGTCTGGATTATCATTTTGAACGTGAATATGGATTTTCCTATACAGCAGGCGGAAGCCTTGAACAAGGTACAATTACCGGTTATAAAGGAGGGACGGGATCAGCGATTGGTATGGTTGGTGTTTTAGACAGCCGCGATAATGCGATTAATGCGCATAGCGGCAGGTTAGCAGAACTTTCTACCTATTTATATACACGTGCCCTGGGCAGTACGTTCTCTTTCTTTAACCTGAATGGTATTTACCAGCACTATTGGTCCCTTGGAAAAAATAAAACACTAGCCCTGCAAAGCAGGCTTCGCTTAAGTTTTGGCGATGTTCCCTTCCTGGATATGTCTACCGCAGGTGGTGACGATCTTTTACGGGGTTATCCAAAAAACCGTTTTCGCGATCAGCATTTTATTGGTTCACAACTCGAATATCGTTATCCTTTATTTTGGCGATTAGGACTGGTTTCATTCGCTGGGTTAGGTGATGTATTCAATAGCATCAACGACATTAAGGCTAATACCCTTAAATATTCCATTGGATCAGGATTGCGGTTTGTAGTGAACCCTGCTGAACGCCTGAACATTCGTGTTGATTATGCCCTTGGCCGGGAGGGAGGGTACTTCTATTTTTCAGTAGCAGAAGCTTTTTAA